Proteins from a single region of Segatella copri:
- a CDS encoding AraC family transcriptional regulator codes for MKRLYIILIVLLSSMLLLDSCTQKKMVIGVSQCCSGVWREKVNNEMRLAQYQYKNVDLLFTTAENDGQRQARQIDSMIARKVDLIVVAPDNVNDVTPAIERAYRAHIPVILFDRKVKTPHYTASIGGDNVEAGREVARFLASKLDGKGTVVEITGLKDASPVIERHRGFHEVMKNYPGIKVVTLESNWKMERAQELMKQYLDKGGHADGVFGHSDLGAIGAFLEAERRGIDKQMLIVGIDGLPGEWEGVDRVKRGQFAASYVYPTQGEKIMELAMNILQGKPYTKDNVMKSFLATQENCDAIALQYQDLEAKMKNLDQISDSLDTYTEVSHIQKWMLVVAFVLVLVLLFVIYYIYKVYRKKLQKQKAVARGFIENKEGWAAELNHLDESDRYFMDRFKKKILENMGNADMKMDDLGAQMLLSKVQLYRKVKAMTGKTPAELLKEMRLQRAYTLLQQTDKTISEVSAEVGFALPGYFSSCFKKQFGVLPTDFRNEQASKKK; via the coding sequence ATGAAAAGACTCTATATTATATTAATAGTATTACTTAGTAGTATGCTTCTTCTGGATTCATGCACCCAGAAGAAGATGGTGATTGGTGTGTCGCAATGTTGTAGCGGAGTTTGGCGCGAGAAGGTGAATAATGAGATGCGACTGGCGCAGTATCAATATAAGAATGTGGATTTGCTGTTTACTACTGCAGAGAATGACGGGCAACGCCAGGCTCGCCAGATAGACAGTATGATAGCCAGGAAGGTAGATTTAATCGTGGTGGCTCCTGATAACGTGAATGATGTAACACCTGCCATCGAGCGAGCTTATCGTGCGCATATCCCGGTTATCCTCTTCGACAGAAAGGTAAAGACACCCCATTATACAGCTTCCATCGGTGGCGATAATGTAGAAGCGGGTAGGGAAGTAGCACGCTTTCTTGCCAGTAAACTGGATGGAAAAGGTACCGTTGTTGAGATTACGGGCTTGAAGGATGCTTCCCCTGTCATTGAGCGCCATCGTGGTTTCCACGAGGTGATGAAGAATTATCCGGGAATCAAGGTGGTTACCCTGGAAAGCAACTGGAAGATGGAGCGCGCCCAGGAGTTGATGAAGCAATATCTGGATAAGGGCGGACATGCGGATGGCGTGTTCGGACATAGCGACTTGGGTGCCATAGGAGCCTTTCTGGAAGCAGAGAGACGAGGCATTGATAAGCAGATGCTGATAGTAGGCATTGATGGATTGCCTGGAGAATGGGAAGGAGTGGATAGAGTGAAGAGAGGACAGTTTGCAGCTTCTTATGTCTATCCTACCCAGGGCGAAAAGATTATGGAATTGGCGATGAATATCCTTCAGGGTAAACCCTATACGAAGGATAATGTGATGAAATCATTTCTTGCTACTCAGGAAAACTGCGATGCCATCGCTCTGCAATATCAGGATTTGGAAGCCAAGATGAAGAATCTGGATCAGATTTCTGACAGTCTTGATACTTATACTGAGGTTTCTCACATCCAGAAATGGATGCTTGTGGTTGCCTTTGTTCTAGTCTTGGTTTTACTCTTTGTCATCTACTATATATATAAGGTATATAGAAAGAAGTTACAGAAGCAGAAAGCCGTGGCTCGTGGCTTCATCGAGAACAAGGAGGGCTGGGCTGCTGAACTGAATCATCTGGATGAGAGTGATCGTTACTTCATGGACCGTTTCAAGAAGAAGATCCTTGAGAATATGGGCAATGCTGATATGAAGATGGATGATTTGGGAGCCCAGATGCTGTTGAGCAAGGTGCAGCTCTATCGCAAGGTGAAGGCTATGACCGGAAAAACGCCTGCCGAGCTCTTGAAAGAGATGCGCCTGCAGAGAGCCTATACGCTCTTGCAGCAAACAGACAAGACAATCTCTGAAGTTTCGGCAGAAGTAGGCTTTGCGTTACCGGGCTATTTCTCTTCCTGTTTCAAGAAGCAGTTTGGAGTTCTTCCTACCGATTTTAGAAATGAACAGGCATCTAAAAAGAAATAG
- a CDS encoding ATP-binding protein — translation MEQPVKLVPYGVADFATVIEQNLYYVDKTMFIPELEKQPRNLFFIRPRRFGKSIFLSMLYSYYDCAQSHKFQSLFGNLWIGQHPTPLQGKYQVLFLDFSQITGNIDKLETKFNSYLSINLDAFVRQYSEYYQAEMEEILAQEDFEEKMELIFKAAKAHQYHLYLIIDEYDNFTNVILNERGEKVYHAITHADGFYRDVFKKFKGNFERIFMMGVSPVTLDDVTSGFNIGWNISIKPEFDEMLGFSTTDVVEMFTYYKEHGSIPADSDIDAIVNNMKPWYDNYCFAKQALKKKTRMFNCDMVLYYLRNYMDAGCPPEEMIDPNTRTDYGKMKKLLQFDKLDGERKGIIRKIAEEEQIVTQLYESFSAYQIPKAEIFPSLLFYYGMLTIKGTRGSKLILGIPNNNVRKQYYGYLEEEYQAKAYVDVNQLTDYYYDMAYDGKWEEGLRFMADAYAKVSSVRDGIEAERNLQGFFMAYLNLNNYYVTAPELELNHGYCDFFLLPDLTHYASQHSYILELKVLSKKDFSAIVEGEFTEDGKPMTKAEKQWREAVEQIHRYAEAPRVEALRQGTKLHLIIMQFEGWELKRMEEV, via the coding sequence ATGGAACAGCCAGTAAAACTAGTACCTTATGGGGTGGCAGATTTTGCTACGGTAATAGAGCAGAATCTATATTATGTGGATAAGACGATGTTTATCCCGGAGCTGGAGAAGCAGCCTCGCAATCTCTTCTTCATCCGCCCTCGTCGTTTTGGTAAGAGCATATTCTTGAGTATGCTCTATTCTTACTATGACTGTGCGCAGAGCCATAAGTTCCAGAGTCTTTTTGGAAATCTGTGGATAGGTCAGCATCCTACTCCTTTGCAGGGAAAGTATCAGGTGCTGTTCCTCGATTTCTCCCAGATTACGGGTAATATCGACAAGCTTGAGACTAAGTTTAATTCTTATCTCAGCATCAACCTTGATGCTTTTGTCCGTCAATATTCAGAATATTATCAGGCAGAGATGGAAGAAATCCTGGCGCAGGAAGATTTCGAGGAAAAGATGGAACTGATATTCAAGGCTGCCAAGGCGCACCAGTATCATCTGTATCTCATCATCGATGAGTATGACAATTTCACGAATGTCATACTCAACGAACGTGGTGAGAAAGTATATCATGCAATAACCCATGCCGACGGCTTTTATCGTGACGTCTTCAAGAAGTTCAAGGGTAATTTTGAGCGTATCTTCATGATGGGTGTAAGCCCTGTAACCCTGGATGATGTGACGAGTGGATTCAATATAGGTTGGAACATTTCTATCAAGCCGGAGTTTGATGAGATGCTGGGCTTCTCTACCACCGATGTGGTGGAGATGTTTACCTATTATAAGGAACATGGTAGTATTCCTGCTGATAGTGATATTGATGCCATCGTCAATAATATGAAGCCATGGTATGATAACTATTGCTTTGCTAAACAGGCATTGAAGAAGAAAACTCGTATGTTTAATTGTGATATGGTTCTTTATTACCTTCGCAATTATATGGATGCCGGATGTCCGCCAGAAGAGATGATTGACCCGAATACCCGTACCGATTACGGCAAGATGAAGAAACTGTTGCAGTTTGACAAGCTGGATGGAGAGCGTAAGGGCATCATCCGCAAGATAGCAGAAGAGGAACAGATTGTTACCCAGCTTTATGAGTCGTTTTCTGCGTATCAGATTCCAAAGGCAGAGATATTCCCAAGTCTTCTGTTCTATTATGGCATGTTGACCATCAAGGGAACTCGTGGCTCCAAGCTCATTCTGGGCATTCCAAACAATAATGTCCGCAAGCAGTATTATGGTTATCTGGAAGAGGAGTATCAGGCAAAGGCTTATGTGGATGTCAACCAGCTTACCGATTACTATTATGATATGGCATACGATGGTAAGTGGGAAGAAGGATTGCGCTTTATGGCGGATGCCTATGCCAAGGTTTCATCGGTGCGTGATGGCATTGAGGCTGAACGAAATCTGCAGGGATTCTTCATGGCTTATTTGAATCTGAATAATTATTATGTCACGGCTCCTGAGTTGGAGTTGAATCATGGCTATTGTGATTTCTTCCTTTTGCCAGACCTTACCCATTATGCCAGTCAGCATAGCTACATTCTGGAGTTGAAGGTTCTTTCGAAGAAAGATTTCTCTGCGATAGTTGAAGGTGAGTTTACGGAAGATGGCAAGCCTATGACCAAGGCCGAGAAACAGTGGCGTGAGGCTGTAGAACAGATTCATCGATATGCTGAGGCTCCAAGGGTTGAGGCTTTGCGCCAAGGCACAAAACTCCATCTCATCATCATGCAGTTTGAGGGGTGGGAACTTAAACGGATGGAAGAAGTATAA
- a CDS encoding IS1380 family transposase — protein sequence MAKIQIKSEKLTPFGGIFSIMEQFDALLAQTIDSTLGLRCTMFGYQYSEILRSLMCVYLCGGSCIEDVTTHLMKHLSLHPTLRTCSADTILRAIEELTFKSITYKSASGKSYDFNTADKMNCLLVNALLATGQLKSGQEYDFDFDHQFIETEKYDAKPTYKKFLGYSPGVAVINDMIVGIENRDGNTNVRFNQKETLERIFKRLEASEIYISRARMDCGSCSEEIVDMVEAHCRHFYIRANRCSSFYDSMFALTGWKTVEINGIEFELNSILVEKWKGKPYRLVIQRQRRIDGDLDIWEGEYTYRCILTNDYKSSARDIVEFYNLRGGKERIFDDMNNGFGWNRLPKSFMAQNTVFLLMTALIRNFYKAIMQRLKTHEFGLRATSRIKTFVFKFISVPAKWIKTSRRHVLNIYSDNNAYANLFKTDFG from the coding sequence ATGGCAAAGATACAAATAAAATCTGAGAAACTCACTCCTTTTGGGGGAATTTTTTCGATTATGGAGCAATTTGATGCTCTTTTAGCTCAAACCATAGATTCCACCTTGGGATTGAGATGCACTATGTTTGGTTATCAATATAGCGAGATTCTACGCTCTCTGATGTGCGTATATCTTTGTGGTGGCTCATGTATTGAGGATGTTACAACTCACCTGATGAAACATTTGTCTCTTCATCCAACTCTTCGCACTTGCAGCGCAGACACCATATTACGTGCTATCGAAGAACTGACTTTTAAGAGCATCACCTATAAGTCTGCTTCTGGCAAATCCTATGATTTCAATACTGCAGACAAGATGAACTGCTTACTGGTCAATGCCCTGCTTGCTACTGGTCAATTGAAATCCGGTCAAGAGTATGATTTTGACTTTGACCATCAGTTCATTGAAACAGAGAAGTATGATGCAAAACCAACCTACAAGAAGTTCTTGGGCTATAGTCCAGGCGTAGCTGTCATTAACGACATGATTGTTGGTATTGAAAATAGAGACGGCAACACAAACGTACGCTTCAACCAAAAAGAAACTTTGGAAAGAATCTTCAAGCGATTGGAGGCTTCGGAAATATATATTTCTCGTGCCCGCATGGATTGCGGCTCATGTTCGGAGGAAATCGTAGATATGGTAGAGGCTCATTGCAGGCATTTTTATATTCGTGCCAACAGATGCTCTTCTTTCTACGATTCCATGTTTGCCTTAACTGGATGGAAAACTGTTGAAATCAACGGTATTGAGTTTGAGTTGAATTCTATCCTTGTTGAGAAATGGAAAGGAAAACCGTATCGTCTTGTCATACAGAGACAAAGGCGAATAGATGGAGACCTTGACATTTGGGAAGGCGAATATACCTACAGATGTATACTGACTAACGATTACAAGTCGAGTGCAAGAGACATCGTGGAATTCTACAATCTTCGTGGTGGCAAGGAACGCATCTTCGATGACATGAACAATGGCTTTGGCTGGAATCGATTGCCAAAATCGTTCATGGCACAGAATACTGTATTCCTGCTTATGACAGCTCTCATCAGAAACTTCTACAAAGCTATTATGCAGAGATTGAAAACCCATGAATTTGGATTGCGTGCCACCAGCAGAATCAAGACCTTTGTTTTCAAGTTCATCTCTGTTCCTGCGAAATGGATTAAGACATCACGTAGGCATGTATTGAACATTTACTCAGACAACAATGCTTATGCCAACCTGTTCAAGACAGACTTTGGTTAA
- a CDS encoding LytTR family DNA-binding domain-containing protein — MEELLRNTTKEQEEVSITIHDTNVRGNDLSIAINDLLYIEAQKNNVSVCFLKEGNVVAVDIHTTLTHALEELKEFENIFQCHRSFAVNVNNITSARGNSNGYQLTLGNCTNIIPVSRRFVPKLKTYLT, encoded by the coding sequence ATGGAAGAGTTGTTGCGCAATACAACAAAGGAACAGGAAGAAGTATCTATTACCATCCATGATACTAACGTAAGAGGAAACGATCTGTCGATTGCCATCAACGATCTACTTTATATCGAAGCACAGAAAAACAATGTATCCGTCTGTTTTCTAAAAGAAGGTAATGTTGTTGCTGTTGATATCCATACAACACTAACCCATGCTCTTGAAGAGTTGAAAGAGTTTGAGAACATTTTCCAATGTCACCGTTCTTTTGCTGTCAATGTGAATAATATCACTTCGGCACGAGGCAACTCAAATGGTTATCAACTGACTCTCGGAAATTGCACAAACATCATACCCGTTTCCCGAAGATTCGTGCCCAAGTTAAAGACTTATCTTACATAG
- a CDS encoding TonB-dependent receptor, which produces MKHRIIHIALLLTTVCNLAAQTIISGMVKSGQEPLAGANVFIMGTIDGCLTDSLGRFSFSTSKTGEASIKITMIGFEEYMQTTDACKLHNLSIQMKEKATAIQEVVISASTYSFGRSDNFKTMDALDVVMAGNSCGDIVAALQTLPGTQKVGENGKLYVRGGESEECQTFINGMHVLVPYSTNTENTAVRGRFSPFIFKGINFSLGGYSGEYGQALSSVLPMETSDAATSDKYGVSASLVDWNIGGTKAYSHSSLSFNAALTSLGIYNQLFSERLDFNKPYLKLSGESQYKNEFRNAGILKTYVGYDFTSVGQHIDNQNLSLKENNIYANTTYKAQWGAGYTLFCGMASSSVFNDIEDAKIAGDRYYNFRNEIHLKTGIRKICSDALKISAGMEDYQRNSLMEYENDCYKLDYNILAAHIDAQWRMMPHVFLNISTRTEYMAHANWLFMPRATLCYIPNKNFQLSFATGRYSQTPEDDYLATNKKSLGQSTADHAILSIQYKSPGTLIRIEPYWKKYQRLPLWEKGIYQPKGYGKSKGIDIFVEEHSLFKHLTTAFSYSYNDSKRFYHEYTEERIPDYASRHNLRLTAKYSFGKAIIGLTESYASGRHFLIGKTPHYNSVDINLTYLLSPKVIIYSSLNNILGRTNIFGYNTNGRSIVPSRDRFLYIGIFVSLKNNKAYDISNF; this is translated from the coding sequence ATGAAACATCGAATAATACATATCGCATTGCTGCTGACTACAGTCTGCAACCTGGCTGCACAGACCATCATATCAGGCATGGTAAAAAGCGGTCAGGAACCGCTTGCAGGTGCCAATGTTTTCATCATGGGCACAATTGATGGATGCCTGACAGATTCTCTGGGCAGGTTTTCCTTTTCCACATCAAAAACTGGAGAAGCGTCTATCAAGATTACCATGATTGGTTTTGAAGAATATATGCAGACTACAGATGCCTGCAAGTTACATAATCTTTCTATCCAAATGAAAGAAAAAGCTACGGCAATCCAAGAAGTTGTAATATCTGCCAGCACTTACAGTTTCGGGAGAAGTGACAACTTCAAGACTATGGATGCCTTAGATGTTGTGATGGCAGGTAATTCATGCGGGGACATTGTTGCAGCCCTGCAAACTTTACCCGGCACTCAAAAAGTGGGAGAAAATGGAAAACTCTATGTCCGTGGTGGAGAAAGCGAAGAATGCCAGACTTTCATTAACGGAATGCACGTCCTTGTTCCATATAGTACAAACACAGAAAATACTGCTGTACGTGGACGATTCTCTCCTTTTATATTTAAAGGTATCAACTTTTCTCTTGGTGGATATAGCGGAGAATATGGACAAGCACTTTCCTCCGTTCTCCCTATGGAAACATCAGATGCTGCAACAAGTGACAAATATGGAGTCAGCGCATCATTGGTTGACTGGAACATCGGTGGCACCAAGGCATATTCCCACAGCAGCTTATCCTTTAATGCCGCACTAACAAGTTTGGGAATCTACAATCAGTTATTTTCAGAAAGGCTTGATTTCAACAAGCCTTATCTAAAACTATCTGGCGAATCACAATACAAGAATGAGTTCCGAAATGCCGGAATATTGAAAACATACGTTGGCTATGATTTTACATCTGTAGGACAGCATATAGACAACCAAAACCTTTCGCTCAAAGAGAATAATATCTATGCCAACACAACCTATAAGGCACAGTGGGGTGCTGGCTACACGCTCTTTTGCGGTATGGCAAGCTCATCGGTATTCAACGATATAGAAGATGCGAAGATTGCTGGTGACCGATATTACAACTTCAGGAATGAGATACATCTGAAAACAGGAATACGCAAAATTTGCTCGGATGCACTAAAAATATCGGCAGGAATGGAGGACTATCAGCGAAACAGCCTCATGGAGTACGAAAACGATTGCTACAAGTTGGATTATAATATTCTTGCTGCTCATATTGATGCCCAATGGAGGATGATGCCCCATGTGTTCCTGAATATTTCGACAAGGACAGAATATATGGCTCATGCCAACTGGCTGTTTATGCCAAGGGCTACACTATGTTATATTCCTAACAAGAATTTTCAGCTTTCATTCGCTACCGGTCGGTATAGCCAGACTCCAGAAGATGACTATCTTGCAACAAACAAGAAATCTCTTGGACAAAGTACGGCAGATCATGCTATCCTATCCATACAATATAAGTCGCCTGGTACACTCATACGAATAGAACCCTACTGGAAAAAATATCAGCGATTGCCTTTATGGGAAAAGGGTATTTACCAACCGAAAGGATATGGAAAGAGTAAAGGTATAGACATTTTTGTAGAAGAGCATTCGCTTTTCAAACATCTGACCACAGCATTTTCATATTCCTACAACGATTCCAAGCGATTCTATCACGAATACACAGAAGAGCGAATACCTGACTACGCCTCAAGGCATAATCTGAGATTGACAGCAAAATATTCATTCGGCAAAGCAATCATCGGGCTGACTGAATCGTATGCAAGCGGACGTCATTTTCTTATTGGCAAGACACCACATTATAATAGCGTAGATATAAACCTTACTTATCTGCTAAGTCCCAAGGTCATTATCTATTCTTCTCTGAACAACATCCTCGGCCGTACAAACATTTTCGGATATAATACTAACGGACGTTCGATAGTTCCATCTAGAGACAGATTTTTATATATAGGCATATTTGTTTCACTTAAAAATAATAAAGCATATGACATTTCAAACTTTTAA
- a CDS encoding GH32 C-terminal domain-containing protein, protein METNKMLMAACLMLMASATTSAFAQKMNIEHKGDTTIIKVENPTKYLLLPIQEEKDEAQVLLDTGSKDDTWMDVRLAQNGSDYYVPFALGKGKTATVKILGLKKDALALNLLKLSDTFDTTNTDYYRPSYHFTPLYGWMNDPNGMVYKDGEYHLYFQYNPYGSKWGNMHWGHAVSKDLVHWEHLDPAIARDPVGHIFSGSSVVDKKNTAGFGKNAIIAIYTNNSSVNHDEVQCIAYSNDNGRTFTKYEGNPVLTPFDGLKDFRDPKVFWYEKGKCWYMIVSADKETRFYKSKNLKKWTYVSAFGKGLGQQPCQYECPDFFQLPVNGDKKNMKWVMTMNINPGCWFGGSATEYFVGDFDGKKFTCPDAHDVKWLDWGKDHYATVTFSNTGDRVLGITWMSNWQYANLTPFKQNRGANGLPRELKLYEKNGKYYISENVAPEVYALRKETKDLADASVADAKDLKGVAANMEGAFEIEADVTPDANGIAGIEISNNKRERTLIYFDMKQGKVVMDRTESGLTDFGKQAVPHDIELAWDKQRAAEGKEPARITNSINYKNDFALATWAPLSLCEDGKKTYHVDIFVDKSSVELFVDGGRIAMTNLVFPVAPYENVKLYTQDGKAEFKNLKVHKLGL, encoded by the coding sequence ATGGAAACAAACAAAATGCTGATGGCTGCCTGCCTCATGTTGATGGCATCAGCTACAACTTCTGCCTTTGCACAGAAGATGAATATCGAACACAAGGGTGATACTACTATCATCAAAGTGGAGAATCCTACCAAGTATCTTCTTCTCCCTATCCAGGAAGAGAAGGATGAGGCCCAGGTTTTGCTCGATACAGGTTCTAAGGATGATACCTGGATGGACGTTCGCCTGGCTCAGAATGGTTCTGATTACTATGTGCCTTTCGCTTTGGGCAAGGGTAAGACTGCTACCGTCAAGATTCTTGGCTTGAAGAAGGATGCTTTGGCACTCAACTTGCTCAAGCTCAGCGATACATTCGACACCACCAATACCGATTACTATCGCCCATCTTATCACTTCACTCCGCTCTATGGTTGGATGAACGACCCTAACGGAATGGTGTATAAGGATGGTGAGTATCATCTCTATTTCCAGTATAACCCATACGGAAGCAAGTGGGGCAACATGCACTGGGGACATGCCGTAAGCAAGGACCTGGTTCATTGGGAGCATCTCGATCCAGCCATCGCTCGCGACCCTGTAGGTCATATCTTCTCTGGTAGTTCGGTTGTGGATAAGAAGAATACGGCAGGTTTCGGCAAGAATGCCATCATCGCCATCTATACCAACAACAGTAGTGTAAACCATGATGAGGTGCAGTGCATCGCTTATAGCAATGACAATGGTCGTACCTTTACCAAGTACGAGGGCAACCCAGTGTTGACTCCATTCGATGGCTTGAAGGACTTCCGTGACCCTAAGGTGTTCTGGTATGAGAAGGGAAAATGCTGGTATATGATTGTTTCTGCTGATAAGGAGACCCGCTTCTACAAGTCAAAGAATCTCAAGAAATGGACTTACGTGAGTGCCTTTGGTAAGGGCTTGGGTCAGCAGCCATGCCAGTATGAGTGCCCAGACTTCTTCCAGTTGCCTGTAAATGGTGATAAGAAGAACATGAAGTGGGTGATGACCATGAATATCAATCCAGGTTGCTGGTTTGGTGGCAGTGCAACCGAGTATTTCGTAGGCGATTTCGATGGCAAGAAGTTTACTTGTCCTGATGCCCACGATGTGAAGTGGCTCGATTGGGGTAAGGATCACTATGCTACCGTTACCTTCTCAAACACAGGCGACCGAGTATTGGGTATCACCTGGATGAGCAACTGGCAGTATGCCAACCTTACTCCGTTCAAGCAGAACCGTGGTGCCAACGGTTTGCCAAGAGAGTTGAAACTTTACGAGAAGAATGGCAAGTATTATATTTCTGAGAATGTAGCTCCTGAAGTATATGCATTGAGAAAGGAAACCAAGGATTTGGCTGATGCTTCTGTTGCTGATGCCAAGGATCTGAAAGGTGTTGCAGCCAATATGGAGGGTGCCTTCGAGATTGAGGCTGATGTAACACCAGATGCCAACGGTATTGCCGGTATTGAGATTTCAAACAACAAGCGTGAGCGCACCCTGATTTATTTCGATATGAAGCAGGGCAAGGTGGTTATGGATAGAACAGAGAGCGGTTTGACCGATTTTGGCAAGCAGGCAGTTCCTCACGATATCGAGTTGGCTTGGGACAAGCAGCGTGCTGCAGAAGGCAAGGAGCCTGCCCGCATCACCAACTCCATCAACTACAAGAACGATTTCGCTCTGGCTACCTGGGCTCCATTGAGTCTTTGCGAGGATGGCAAGAAGACCTATCATGTTGATATTTTCGTAGATAAGTCATCTGTAGAACTCTTCGTAGATGGCGGTCGTATCGCCATGACCAACCTCGTCTTCCCTGTAGCTCCATACGAGAATGTGAAGCTCTACACCCAGGATGGCAAGGCTGAATTCAAGAATCTGAAGGTTCATAAGCTTGGTTTGTAA
- the dinB gene encoding DNA polymerase IV — MTERKIIHIDMDAFFAAVEQRDNPELRGKPVAVGFDGPRGVVSTASYEARKYGVHSAQSIAQAKQRCPNLIIVPCRHDYYAKISHQIHQIFQEYTDLIEPISIDEAFLDVTQNKKGIELAVDIAKDIKTRIKEATGLTASAGISYCKFLAKVASDYRKPDGICTIHPDKALDFIAQLPVEDFWGVGKKTLQKMHFMGIFNGADLRKVSEEHLVEVFGKAGHIFYDFARGIDERPVITYRERKSVGCEQTFLEDIYLKTAVIIELYHTVLELLERIAKSGFEGRTLTLKVKFADFTQITRSISQEKVLKKKDDILPLAKRLLKQVDYSSAHPIRLLGLSLSNASSEEARKQDKENSSFKPEYKELELEFEDWET; from the coding sequence ATGACAGAGCGAAAGATCATACATATCGACATGGATGCCTTCTTTGCTGCGGTAGAGCAAAGAGACAATCCGGAACTTCGGGGCAAACCGGTAGCGGTAGGCTTCGACGGACCTCGTGGTGTGGTTTCTACAGCCAGCTATGAGGCAAGGAAGTATGGCGTTCACTCGGCGCAATCCATCGCTCAAGCCAAGCAGCGCTGCCCTAATCTCATCATCGTGCCCTGCCGGCATGATTATTACGCAAAAATATCCCATCAGATACATCAGATATTCCAGGAATATACCGATCTCATCGAACCCATCTCCATAGATGAAGCCTTTCTTGATGTAACACAGAATAAGAAAGGAATAGAACTGGCGGTGGATATTGCCAAAGATATCAAAACCCGTATCAAGGAGGCAACCGGGCTCACCGCCTCAGCTGGCATCAGCTACTGCAAGTTTCTCGCCAAAGTGGCTTCAGATTACCGCAAACCCGACGGCATCTGCACCATTCATCCCGACAAGGCGCTCGATTTCATCGCCCAGCTGCCTGTAGAGGATTTCTGGGGCGTGGGCAAGAAAACACTGCAAAAGATGCATTTCATGGGTATCTTCAACGGAGCTGACCTGAGGAAAGTATCCGAAGAACATCTGGTAGAAGTGTTCGGAAAAGCCGGACACATCTTCTATGATTTCGCAAGGGGGATAGACGAACGTCCTGTCATCACCTACCGGGAACGGAAATCGGTAGGCTGCGAACAGACTTTCCTGGAAGATATCTATCTAAAAACGGCTGTGATTATCGAACTGTACCATACTGTACTCGAACTGCTGGAGCGCATCGCCAAAAGCGGTTTCGAAGGAAGAACCCTGACGCTGAAGGTGAAGTTTGCCGATTTTACCCAGATAACAAGAAGCATCTCGCAAGAAAAGGTTCTGAAAAAGAAGGATGATATCCTACCTCTTGCCAAACGGCTGCTGAAACAGGTAGATTACTCCTCTGCTCATCCCATCCGCCTGCTTGGTCTGTCCTTAAGCAATGCCTCATCAGAAGAAGCCAGGAAGCAAGATAAGGAGAACAGCAGTTTCAAGCCCGAGTACAAAGAGCTTGAACTGGAATTTGAAGATTGGGAGACATAA